CATCCAAAATTTTATTAAAGACAGGCCCTATTAGCATATCCTCTTGCACCCTGCTATAAAATGTATTTACCAACAATTTAATATCTTCCATCGTTGTAATATCCTGCTTTGCCATAGTCTTATTCTTAATTTAACAATATAAAATGTAAAATCTCTTTTGACAGAACAAAGGTAAAAATAATAAAAGACTTTTTTATCTTTTATTATTTTATGTACCTTTAAGAACTTTTAAAAATAACAGATCATGACTATTCACAACGATAAATCAACCGAATATCATAATGCTATCCGATCCATTTTTGAGAACCTGCAATACAGTTCAAAAAAACCGGACATCAAGGTGATTCTGGAAACTTCAGCTATTAAGGAAATACGTATCAGCATGCGGGCCGGCCAAGTTATGAAAACGCACAAAAGTCCGTTTCCTATAGTTATTCATGTGTTACAGGGGGCAATCAAACTTGGTATACTTTCTGAAACCTATGAAATGAAAAGTGGAGATATGATCGGACTGGAAGGTCATATACCACATGATCTCACAGCAACTGAAGATACAGTCATCAGACTCTCCATCAGTCATTCAGATACAGCAAAACGTATTGAGAAAGTCATAAATACAAGTGAATAATATAAACGCAAGGATTTTATAAAAATGGGATTTTTTTCAAAGACCTGTGAGTACGCACTTCGGGCAGTTATGTATATTGCACAGTCCAGTCAGCAAGGAGAAAAGGCCGGCATTCGTGAAATTGCAGAGGCTATCAAATCGCCTGAAGCTTTTTTGGGAAAGATACTTCAGCAACTTAGTAAAGAAGGGCTGATCCGATCATCAAAAGGTCCGAACGGCGGTTTTTATATGGAACCGGAAGATACAAAACGACCACTGGCAGATATTGTAAGGAGTATTGACGGCGTACAGTTGTTTGAAGGATGCGCCATGGGACTCGACTATTGCTCTAAAGAAAATCCATGCCCTTTACATCACCATTTCAAAAAGATCAGAAAAAAGCTGTCTGTCATGTTACAAGAAACAAGCATAGGACAGTTTAACACAGATCTGATTAAAGGTAATTTTACATTGTCAAAATAAGATACCTTTTGTTAACCAAAACATAATATGGAAGAAGACACAACTTCATTAACTTTAATACATGAAAAGTCTGTCTCCTCTTCGTCTTACTTTCATACTTTTTACATTTGCGGCCAGTCTGTTTACAGCCTGTAAAAAAGAAGATGCTCCTGCCCCTGCCGGAACAAATAAAGCCATCAATCAATGGATCATGTCGCAGATGAAACAATACTACTACTGGAGCAATCAAATTCCCTCCGGCAAGACGGATGAAACCTCACCTGATATATACTTCAAATCACTGTTGGTTCCCCAGGATCATTTTTCCTCAATCTTACAAACCAAAAACACGGATACTTACGGAAATACGCTGGCGAATACTTTTGGTTTTGATTTCATCCAGATTTCTCAAAACGGAACTATTCACCATATAGTCAGTCAGGTAGTGCCTTACTCTCAGGCGCAGCAATCCGGACTGTCCCGTGGAGATACGATCACAACATGGAATGATCAACTTCTTACACCTGCTAATGTTTCAGACCTTACACAGGAAGCTCTTGGCAGAAATACGCTCCGGTTAACACTGCACTCGGGGAAAACTCTACAACTGGCTTCTGCTTACATTGCTCAGCCAGTAGTATACACACAGCGTATCATACAACAGCAGAACAACATTTATGGGTATCTGTACCTTAGTCACTTCGACTTCAGCGGAGCTTACGATGTTATACGGGCTGTGGATGACTTCCGACAGAAAAAAATAACGGATTTAATACTGGATATGCGTTACAATGCAGGAGGACAGGTATCTTTTGCTGCGTTTTGTTCCTTGCTATTGGCAAAGGTACAGGCCAATGATATTTTCCTTATGTATCAGGGCAATGCTTCCTTAGGTGTACAGCGTATGAGTTTTGCACAGTCACTCAGCAGACAACCGGACGGATACAGCTTTACTGCAGAGGACCTGCATTCAAAAAGTCTTCAGCTCAGCAAAATCTACATCTTAAGCACTTCCTATACAGCTTCAGCAGCAGAATTACTAATCAACAACTTAAGTCCATACATAGAAATTATACATATCGGAGAGACGACCATGGGCAAAGATATGGCCTCTGTCACGTTGACTTCACCAGACAATATCAATGGCTCTGCAGAAAGCTGGCATATTCTTCCTTTGGTCTACAAATTGTATAACAAAAACAACAAAGGTGATTACAACGCAGGACTGATACCGCAATTTAACCTGTCTGAGCACAGTTCTTTACCCTTGTATCCTTTCGGATCCGAACAGGATCCATACGTAGCTTTTGTCCTCAGCAGAACCTCCTCCTCCCGGAATACATCTTTGCAAAAGGCCGCCATCAGTTTAGAAGGCCAGGTACTTTACCACTCAGATCCTAAACAACACAAACCTCTTATTCTTTCTGAATAATATGCTGCTCACAGCATATTCTCCTTTCCAAAATAAAACAGGGCCATCTCCTTAAGAAAATGACCCATCATCAACCTTTACCCAAAAAATTTTAATATTATTTAGCCAGGGAATTAATCGTATTGACCAGCTGACGGATATCTACCACAGCATGTGGAGTTCTTTGCAAACGACGAACAGGTCTTGCCAGATAAGCAGTACGGATACGGTATGACTCCTGTTCATACTTTTTGATAATTACTTCCAGTAAATTCAATGTATCCCGGTACTGCTGATGTAAGGCAACAAGTGATTCACGGCTTTTTTTGATATCATAAGCTGTAGACACTTCATGCTCTGATCGCAGTAAATGTTCGAGATCCACCAATACCTGTTTCATCTGCTGGTGTTTGAGCGAATTAATTCCCTTCATATTTTTTCCGTTTTATTTAATCAAAAAATTATTAAATGGATATGACCATCCCGGAGAAGGAGTCCAGGTATCGAAATAATCTTCCTTCTTAGAAATTACTCCGTCAGGAATCGTTGATATAAAAATACCTGCAGATGTATTTGAACTCTCCAAATACAGATATACAGGTTCTCCCTCTTTTAATAATGGTTTTTTATCTGCTTTCAATACCAGAAATCTCCCTACATAATCAGAGCTCCTGACTGGAGGACTCTTAACAGGAAGTACAGTATAATCTGCAGGCACTTTTCTGCTTACATTAAACACCGTATCTGTACTGATATCATAATATACCGACATAAACATTCCAAAGTCAAATTCTTTTAATTCCTGAAATACCAGATGTATAGCTTCTTCATTCGGAGCCAGTTCTTTATTGTAATTGACAAATTTGACTTTGATTTTACCCGGCTCCGGCAACACTCCTTCAATCTCGCCATTCCCCTTCATCAGTACGACCGTTTGTTCGTCAGCCGGATCCATTTTTAACAATGTAAACTTGTTTGTATTTTCTTCTAATTTTATATATTGCTTCAACACTTCTGTCTTTGATGCCAGACTTACTACGCTGACTTCTACAGAATCACTCCTGATTATTTTTTTCAAAATATTAAAAGGGATAGTTTCCTTACCTATTTTTATCTCATATCCTTCAGCTTGTTTGTGAGTAAACTGAACCGTACTTAATGCAGTGAACGAATTGATTTCTTCACCTTTTTGACAACCTGTGATTACTAATACAGAGATCAGTAATAAAAAGCAAACTATTTTTCTATTCATATACAGTTAAATAAAGCCTGCCGAAGCAGTTTTCGACAGGCTATATAGATTATGATTAATATGTTTTCGGAGAAAACTGAGTCCATCCGAATGTCCACACCTGAGAAGGATTCGTCACAGCAGGATCGATAGCTCCTTTGTATGAAGTTCCGGTACCGTAAGCTGGTGAAGTAGCTGTAGGACGTAAAACAAAAGGATTAAATCCGCCTGATACAGGGTAGAAAATATTAGTTCCACCTGCTAATGCCAGATAAGACGTTGCATCAGAAGAAACTGTTGTCGAGTTGCCTGATCCCGGAGCAGTGCCATTGAATGCAGCTGCATATCCGTGTACGACGTTGTTACTGAAATTACCTCCTGAAATGCTCTCGAAACTAGCTCCTGTAGCATAACCGGCGATGATTGAATTTTCGATATCCAGTGAAGAAGCTCTTCTCCAACGGTTACCATACTTAAGTTTAGTAGTAGCAACAGCTGCGTCTTTAATACCCAGGAATGTAAAGTTTCTCAATTTAGGATTAGTCAATGGCAATCTTGTAGCATCACCTGCTCCATTGTTATCAGACTCTAAACCATTAGAATCAGAATTTCCACTTGAAGTACTGTTAGTAGAGTTAGGATCTTTCAGAGACAATGCATACTCAATAGTTCCGGTATATCCGAAATCAAAATCATAATCATCATCGTCATTTGAAGAAGCTACTAAATATTTCGCATTAACAGTACCTCCGAAAAACTCAAAACCGTCATCTTTACCCCAAGATACCTGAATGTTTTCCAAAGTAGTTCCGTTACCGACACCACCTAAAGTCAGACCGTTGATCTCATTGTTTTCAGTCAGGTTATAACCTGCAAACTCAATACGCACATATTTCAAGGTACCGGAATTGTCAGCAGGATTACTTCCTCCGTAAGTTACATCTACACCTATAGGCGCAGGTACACCTTCGATACGTGTAGTAGCCGGTTGGTTAGTTGTCGCATTACCCAACATAATCACACCACCAAAATCGCCCGGATTGCGGCTACCCGAAGCATTAGGAGACGTAAATACAATCGGAGCAGCAGCAGTACCGATAGCATTCAACTTAGCTGTTTTAGGTACAACTAATACCCCACGGATATTTTGAGCACCGTATACCTCGTCATTATAAGATTTCACATTACCTGAAGTAAGAAAAGTACCTGCTTCAATTGTAAGCGTTTGTCCGGGTGCTACAAAAGAAACACCATCGATCAACCATACCGTATCTTTTGACAGAAATGATTTAGTGATCAAACCATTTACATCTACAGGAACGTGTGCCTGAGGTTTAGCCGGTAGACCCGCTTTGAAGTCTGCCTGTGGAGCCAGGTTGTCTTTGTTACATGAGGCTAATGCGATTGCGCATACAGATGCCGCGAATAAAAACTTTTTCATGCTTTGTTAATAATTTAATAACTTTGCTGCCTATAGACAATTTGTGAACTATGCTACTGAGCCGGACAGCAAATAACGTTCAGTAGTATAGCTTGCATAATCCCTTCACCCTTTTTTAGTTTTTACTTATCTTCCCGATTGTGTGTTTGACAATTCGCGGAACTTATTCTTCATAGGAGGATCACAGGATTATTATTTTTTGCCTGCCTCGCGCAAGCCTGTTTTTTATTTCTAACCACCTTTCAAGATGGCCTTCATATTTATTCCTAAAAATTGTAGGTAAAAGACAAATTAAAACGACGACCATCCTGTTTACGGTAGGTAATGGTATCTCCGTCATCTTTGTTATAATTATTATCTCCTTTAATCAAACGAAAACCATCAGCTTCTTTTCCAGGCGTTATCATTTCATAGGCTTCGGTATTCGTATAGAATCGTGTCCATTCGTTAAGCAGGTTAGCCATATTAAATTTGATTTCTGCTTTCTTTTTGAATAAGCGGGCATATATCTGAAAATCCAGCTGACGCGGAGCAAGTTCGTATTCAACCAGATTCGGACTGGTATTAGCCAGATTGGTACGAGGCCCTCTTTGATTATAACTGGCGGTAGCACCATAATAGTCTCCCCAATAACTCAATCCCAGATTCAACAACCATGGAGACTGCCCCATTAACGGACGATCCTGATCCGCACCTTTGGCCTGTACTAATGCATTATCCTGATTAGCATCTATGTACCACGGACTAAGTGTCTTAACAGAAGATTTCAGCAGGGTACCGTTGGCATATACAAAAAATTTAGATAACCATTCCTGAGAAGACACAAAGCTTAGATTTTTACGTACCTCCATTTCAACACCCAGATTGCGTGCAGATTCCATATTGACAAAGACGAAGTATTTCTGTGTATTCAGTCTCGGATCCATCACCAGCTCCACAGGTTTGTCCAGATGTTTATAATATCCTGTCAGCGAGATAATTTCTCCGGCACCCGGATACCACTCCAACCGGATATCGGTATTATCTACTAACGATGAAGTCATGAGTCCGCCTGAGATATTCGCATCCAGTTCATAATCATAAAAACCAAAGAAGGAAGTTTCTCTGAAATCGGGACGTATGGCTGTCCGCGAGTAACTTGCACGGACATTGAAATCATCCGTCACGCTATATGTTGCATTAACAGAAGGCAATGCTCTCCAATTTTTATCTTCAACCAGATCCCTGTACTCCAGATATTTATTGACTATACCTGAAGTTCTGTCCCAATATTCGGCCTGCTGATTATTCAGACGGTAATACTCCATACGTACGCCATATACAAGACGCAATTTTTGCCATAACTTCTGATCAGCCATGATATAACCGGCATGATTTTTCATATCTCCGTTGAAAATCCGGCCATTAATATTCTCCGCCCAGTAGTACGCCTGATTGATTTCTTTACCTATATTTTGAGGATCCAGGATGACTTCATAAGGTTGTTCAATAACACTGCCCCTTGCAGCAGCAGGCAGCATTCGGAATACATCCAGAGATCTGTTTTTCGACCAGCCCTGATACCCTAATTTAACCAAGGTACTGATGTTTCCTCCAGAGGCGAATTTTTTCGAGAAATCAAACTTCCAGTTGTAATCCGTCTCATCTACATTTGTCCACATACGTGAATCTCTGGACAGATTATCTCCTCCTACTTCTGAGGACAAGCGTACATTTGGAGTTTGAAAATAAGGCTGACCGTCAATAATAGTTGTCAATCTGTATCTTAACTTACGCTCATCCAGAATCTGCTGTTCGATCTTATTGACAGCTCCCATCGCTTCCATTTTGACAGACCAGGGCAAGAGATATTCTATATTCAGCTGATGTTGTTGCAAAGACATCGCTTCAGGCAACTGATACTGCTCTTTAAACGGGGCTTGCATAAGATCCTCATAATTCAATCGGATAGCCTCATTATAGTTCGAATTGTAGGTACGGGCATACATATTCTTGGAAGATATTTTGAAATCATTCCCTTGTAATCCAATGTTAGCAACAAGACCGCTGCTGCTGTTGAAACGATAGGAAGTACCGGCACCGTTCTGCCCCAGTCCTACACTATCTATAAAATGAAATCCGCCGCGGTTTGAGCTTCTTATATTGTTGAACTTTACAATATTCTGCTCATTTCGGATATTAGCACTTGCCGCAAAGCCAAGTTTCATTCCGTTATTCAAATCATATACACGCCCTAATGAAAAGCGGTAGTTCTGATTGGGCATTCCCTTATATTTATTCAGCCTGAGAGGTTCAGCACTCAAACGCTTGGACTGTGCAATAGCATCAAGTGAACTGTACGGACGTGGATCATTAGGTAATAATGTGAGGTCATCTGTCTGCCCCGGAATACCCGGAGGAGGTACTTCTACACCCGAGGTCCAGTACCAGGGAGTCATTCCGTCAGGCAGCTTGACAGAAGAGTTGTAAAACCCGATATATTCACTGTTATAGCGCTTTCCGAGATGATAAAAATCCTTACCCAGTGTTTGCGAATTCGTTCCTGTTCCCACCTGAATAGAAGTAAAATTTTGCGTCGGAATATCCAGCGTATTTACGGATACCTGACCACCCGAAAATTCAGATGACATATCCGGTGTAGCAGTCTTGTTTACAACTACATTACTTACCATTTCTGTCGGAATGATATCGAAAGAAAAATTACGCTTATTCATGGATGTGCTCGGTATCACTACTCCGTCAAGCATCGCCTGATTATACCGCTCAGACATCCCCCTTACCACGACATTTTTATTGTCTACTGTGGTCAGACCTGTCACACGTTTCAGCACCTGCCCCATATCATTGTCAGGAGTGCGGGCAATCTGTTCTGCTGAAATACCGTCCGTAACCGATGCTGCATTTTTTTGTGCAGCATAGAGTCCGGCCACTGATGCCTTCTTGAATGAAGTATTCACGACAGCCTCTGCCAATTGAGCAGTCTGCGCCACCATAGCGATATTTAAGGCTGTAATTTCACCCGATTGCACTTGCACATTACTGATACGCTGTGTCTGGTAGGAAATGTAACTCACTTCCAAGGTATACTTTCCTGATGGAATTCTTAACGAATAACTTCCGTCTACTGCACTCTGTGCATTACGGTTTAATTCAACTATTCTGATTGTCGCATTTGGCAAGCCCAATCCCCTTTCATCAAGAATACGTCCCGATACTCGTCCCGGTTGTTGAATAACCAACGGCTCAAGCATAATATAGCTCCCTACCTCCTTATAGCCGACTCCGGCCCCTGACAGGATATGCTTCAGCACTTCCTCTACTGTACTGTTTACAAATTTTCGGCTACGGGTAACTTTTTGATCCAGATTCAATTTACCGGGATCATAGGCAATAAATATCTGCTGACCTTCCAGATGTTTTAATGCTTCGGACATATTCTTTGCCGGCACAGAAATCGTAATTTTCTTTTTTAGTAATTGGGCATTTACGCTGTTGGCCAGTAACATTTCCATAAGGAATACCATCATCAGGCCTGAGAGTAATAGGGTTCTCATTATAAATTTGAGGTAGTATAAATTAAATTGCATAAATTTGATTATGTATTAATGACTTCACGGTTTTTAGTACAGTTTTAAAATCAGGAGCGATCCTGTGCGAAAAGGGTTAACGATGGCAGTCGTTGACTCTTTTTTGATTTAATAAACCATCACGATATCGCCCTCCTTCCTGAATTTATTATGGTGTACAGTCG
The Sphingobacterium spiritivorum genome window above contains:
- a CDS encoding cupin domain-containing protein; its protein translation is MTIHNDKSTEYHNAIRSIFENLQYSSKKPDIKVILETSAIKEIRISMRAGQVMKTHKSPFPIVIHVLQGAIKLGILSETYEMKSGDMIGLEGHIPHDLTATEDTVIRLSISHSDTAKRIEKVINTSE
- a CDS encoding RrF2 family transcriptional regulator, encoding MGFFSKTCEYALRAVMYIAQSSQQGEKAGIREIAEAIKSPEAFLGKILQQLSKEGLIRSSKGPNGGFYMEPEDTKRPLADIVRSIDGVQLFEGCAMGLDYCSKENPCPLHHHFKKIRKKLSVMLQETSIGQFNTDLIKGNFTLSK
- a CDS encoding TonB-dependent receptor, yielding MRTLLLSGLMMVFLMEMLLANSVNAQLLKKKITISVPAKNMSEALKHLEGQQIFIAYDPGKLNLDQKVTRSRKFVNSTVEEVLKHILSGAGVGYKEVGSYIMLEPLVIQQPGRVSGRILDERGLGLPNATIRIVELNRNAQSAVDGSYSLRIPSGKYTLEVSYISYQTQRISNVQVQSGEITALNIAMVAQTAQLAEAVVNTSFKKASVAGLYAAQKNAASVTDGISAEQIARTPDNDMGQVLKRVTGLTTVDNKNVVVRGMSERYNQAMLDGVVIPSTSMNKRNFSFDIIPTEMVSNVVVNKTATPDMSSEFSGGQVSVNTLDIPTQNFTSIQVGTGTNSQTLGKDFYHLGKRYNSEYIGFYNSSVKLPDGMTPWYWTSGVEVPPPGIPGQTDDLTLLPNDPRPYSSLDAIAQSKRLSAEPLRLNKYKGMPNQNYRFSLGRVYDLNNGMKLGFAASANIRNEQNIVKFNNIRSSNRGGFHFIDSVGLGQNGAGTSYRFNSSSGLVANIGLQGNDFKISSKNMYARTYNSNYNEAIRLNYEDLMQAPFKEQYQLPEAMSLQQHQLNIEYLLPWSVKMEAMGAVNKIEQQILDERKLRYRLTTIIDGQPYFQTPNVRLSSEVGGDNLSRDSRMWTNVDETDYNWKFDFSKKFASGGNISTLVKLGYQGWSKNRSLDVFRMLPAAARGSVIEQPYEVILDPQNIGKEINQAYYWAENINGRIFNGDMKNHAGYIMADQKLWQKLRLVYGVRMEYYRLNNQQAEYWDRTSGIVNKYLEYRDLVEDKNWRALPSVNATYSVTDDFNVRASYSRTAIRPDFRETSFFGFYDYELDANISGGLMTSSLVDNTDIRLEWYPGAGEIISLTGYYKHLDKPVELVMDPRLNTQKYFVFVNMESARNLGVEMEVRKNLSFVSSQEWLSKFFVYANGTLLKSSVKTLSPWYIDANQDNALVQAKGADQDRPLMGQSPWLLNLGLSYWGDYYGATASYNQRGPRTNLANTSPNLVEYELAPRQLDFQIYARLFKKKAEIKFNMANLLNEWTRFYTNTEAYEMITPGKEADGFRLIKGDNNYNKDDGDTITYRKQDGRRFNLSFTYNF
- a CDS encoding S41 family peptidase codes for the protein MKSLSPLRLTFILFTFAASLFTACKKEDAPAPAGTNKAINQWIMSQMKQYYYWSNQIPSGKTDETSPDIYFKSLLVPQDHFSSILQTKNTDTYGNTLANTFGFDFIQISQNGTIHHIVSQVVPYSQAQQSGLSRGDTITTWNDQLLTPANVSDLTQEALGRNTLRLTLHSGKTLQLASAYIAQPVVYTQRIIQQQNNIYGYLYLSHFDFSGAYDVIRAVDDFRQKKITDLILDMRYNAGGQVSFAAFCSLLLAKVQANDIFLMYQGNASLGVQRMSFAQSLSRQPDGYSFTAEDLHSKSLQLSKIYILSTSYTASAAELLINNLSPYIEIIHIGETTMGKDMASVTLTSPDNINGSAESWHILPLVYKLYNKNNKGDYNAGLIPQFNLSEHSSLPLYPFGSEQDPYVAFVLSRTSSSRNTSLQKAAISLEGQVLYHSDPKQHKPLILSE